A portion of the Pseudarthrobacter sp. L1SW genome contains these proteins:
- a CDS encoding FMN reductase — MEARRITVLSAGLGVPSSSRLLADQLAASAERQLGAAGYDVTVDVVELRDLAVDIANNFVTGYAAPRLAEVIAGVEASDGIIAVTPVFSASYSGLFKSFIDVLDPKSLDGKAVLLGATGGTDRHQMVLDYALRPLFSYLRTRIAATGVFAGPQDWGTADDGGSSLAARIDRAAGEFARLLEGAQPGRKPAPMESLPFEQLLAGISGNA, encoded by the coding sequence ATGGAAGCCCGCCGTATCACAGTCCTTTCCGCCGGCCTCGGCGTCCCGTCGTCGAGCCGCCTGCTTGCCGACCAGCTCGCCGCCTCGGCCGAGCGGCAGTTGGGCGCGGCCGGCTATGACGTGACCGTGGACGTCGTCGAGCTCCGGGACCTTGCCGTGGACATCGCCAACAACTTTGTCACAGGCTATGCTGCACCCCGGCTGGCCGAGGTGATCGCCGGAGTGGAGGCCTCTGATGGCATCATTGCCGTAACGCCTGTGTTCAGCGCGTCCTACAGCGGCCTGTTCAAGTCCTTCATCGATGTCCTCGACCCCAAGTCCCTGGACGGCAAGGCCGTACTGCTTGGCGCCACGGGCGGCACCGATCGCCACCAGATGGTCTTGGACTACGCCCTCCGCCCGCTGTTCAGCTACCTGCGCACCAGGATCGCGGCCACGGGTGTCTTCGCCGGCCCGCAGGACTGGGGAACCGCGGACGACGGCGGGTCCTCCCTTGCCGCCCGCATCGACCGCGCTGCCGGGGAGTTTGCCCGCCTGCTGGAGGGGGCCCAGCCGGGCCGGAAGCCTGCCCCCATGGAGTCACTGCCGTTCGAGCAGCTGTTGGCCGGCATCTCCGGGAACGCCTGA
- a CDS encoding PhzF family phenazine biosynthesis protein produces MTFKAPRSRPFHQVDVFSSEPYRGNPLAVVVDAEGLSGRQMQQFANWTNLSETTFLLPPTDPRADYRLRIFTGSEEFPFAGHPTLGSAHTWLESGGVPKADGFVVQECGAGLVRVKNDGGRLAFAGPPLTRFGPVDGTTRRQVAAALRRPEAEVLDASWLVNGPEWIGVLLSSAAQVRALQPDLAAMGSLKIGVIGPERDDPGIDFEVRTFIPGDAMMEDPVTGSFNAGAAHWLIGSGRAPDQYVAAQGTMLGRAGRVHVSADGGEIWVGGDSTTCIRGSVLL; encoded by the coding sequence GTGACTTTCAAAGCCCCCCGCAGCCGCCCCTTCCACCAAGTGGACGTCTTCTCCAGCGAGCCGTACCGCGGGAACCCGCTGGCCGTCGTCGTGGACGCAGAGGGGCTGAGTGGACGGCAGATGCAGCAGTTCGCCAACTGGACCAACCTGTCCGAAACCACGTTCCTGCTGCCCCCTACCGATCCGCGCGCTGATTACCGGCTCCGGATTTTTACCGGCAGTGAAGAGTTCCCGTTTGCCGGCCACCCGACGCTGGGCTCGGCCCACACGTGGCTTGAATCGGGGGGAGTGCCGAAGGCGGATGGTTTTGTGGTGCAGGAGTGCGGCGCCGGCCTGGTCCGTGTCAAGAACGACGGCGGCCGGCTGGCTTTCGCAGGCCCGCCGCTGACCCGCTTCGGTCCGGTGGACGGGACAACCCGGCGCCAGGTGGCGGCCGCGCTCCGCCGCCCCGAGGCCGAGGTGCTCGACGCCTCATGGCTGGTGAACGGTCCCGAATGGATTGGTGTGCTGCTGTCTTCGGCGGCGCAGGTACGTGCCCTGCAACCCGATCTCGCCGCCATGGGAAGCCTGAAGATCGGCGTAATCGGGCCGGAGCGGGATGACCCGGGGATCGATTTCGAGGTGCGCACCTTCATCCCGGGCGACGCCATGATGGAAGACCCCGTCACGGGAAGCTTCAATGCCGGGGCGGCACACTGGCTGATTGGCAGTGGCCGGGCTCCGGACCAATACGTCGCGGCCCAGGGAACCATGCTCGGGAGGGCGGGGCGGGTCCACGTCTCGGCTGACGGCGGAGAGATCTGGGTGGGCGGCGATTCCACCACCTGCATCCGTGGCTCTGTGCTGCTGTAG
- a CDS encoding DUF1801 domain-containing protein, protein MAENKTQPTGVPVEEFLAAVEHPGRRADSFELLGLMRSITGQEAVMWGPSIVGFGGYHYRYGSGREGDAAAVGFSPRTTNLALYGLTYGPDADRLLPGLGKHKTGVSCLYINRLQDVDLGVLSEMIRAGYQHVMAELHSP, encoded by the coding sequence ATGGCAGAGAACAAGACCCAGCCCACCGGCGTGCCCGTCGAGGAGTTCCTCGCGGCGGTGGAGCATCCCGGGAGGCGTGCCGACAGCTTCGAACTGCTTGGGCTCATGCGGTCCATCACTGGCCAGGAGGCGGTGATGTGGGGGCCAAGCATCGTGGGCTTCGGCGGCTACCACTACCGCTACGGAAGCGGTCGGGAGGGGGACGCCGCCGCGGTCGGATTTTCACCGCGCACAACGAACCTTGCCCTCTACGGACTAACCTACGGACCGGATGCTGACAGGCTGCTTCCCGGACTGGGGAAGCACAAGACAGGGGTGTCCTGCCTCTACATCAACAGGCTGCAGGACGTGGACCTAGGGGTGCTCAGCGAGATGATCCGGGCGGGCTACCAGCACGTCATGGCGGAACTGCACAGCCCCTGA